The Brucella anthropi ATCC 49188 genome window below encodes:
- a CDS encoding ABC transporter permease: MIFSILKRLLMLIPVLLGITLISFLLLQIVPGDPASHAMGTRASPEELQAMRELWGLDKPLWVQYIYFLRDCLTGSFGVSIFHKQPIIALVMERLPFTLAIVAYSTIIALLIALPFAIVAAIYRGRFIDNVIRQVFVALIAIPPFWLCYMLIIWLALGMGWFATGGVGTGFWININRLFLPSLVVGLSTAALIQQSLRAALIDTMKADYIDTARAKGLRRPEIFLRHVLPNSLISTISIIGVRVSWIVGGTVVVEKIFSVPGLGSLLIDAIVSRDLPVIRGLTVFFAIMVVIVNLITDICYALADPRVRME; this comes from the coding sequence ATGATTTTTTCCATTCTCAAACGTCTGCTGATGCTGATCCCGGTTCTGTTGGGGATTACACTGATCAGTTTTCTGCTTCTTCAGATAGTGCCGGGCGATCCGGCGTCCCATGCGATGGGAACCCGCGCCAGCCCTGAAGAATTGCAGGCCATGCGTGAACTCTGGGGACTCGATAAGCCGTTATGGGTCCAGTACATCTATTTTCTGCGTGATTGCCTGACGGGGAGTTTCGGGGTTTCGATCTTCCACAAGCAGCCAATCATCGCTCTGGTGATGGAGCGATTGCCCTTCACATTAGCAATCGTGGCTTATTCAACCATTATAGCCCTTCTGATCGCCCTCCCGTTCGCCATTGTCGCCGCCATTTATCGCGGCCGGTTCATCGACAACGTCATCCGTCAGGTGTTTGTGGCGCTCATTGCCATCCCGCCGTTTTGGCTTTGCTATATGCTGATTATCTGGCTAGCGCTTGGCATGGGCTGGTTCGCTACCGGTGGTGTCGGCACTGGCTTCTGGATCAACATAAACCGGCTTTTCCTGCCCTCTCTGGTTGTCGGTCTTTCAACCGCAGCCCTCATACAGCAGAGTCTGCGCGCCGCGCTCATAGACACGATGAAGGCTGATTATATCGACACGGCCCGCGCAAAAGGTCTTCGCCGTCCGGAAATCTTTCTGCGCCATGTGCTGCCAAACAGCCTTATCTCAACAATATCCATCATCGGCGTGCGGGTAAGCTGGATAGTCGGCGGCACCGTCGTGGTCGAGAAGATCTTCTCTGTACCCGGTCTTGGAAGCCTGTTGATCGATGCCATCGTTTCGCGCGATCTGCCCGTCATCCGCGGCCTGACCGTCTTCTTCGCAATCATGGTTGTGATTGTAAATCTGATTACCGACATCTGCTACGCGCTGGCCGATCCACGCGTCAGGATGGAGTAG